CGGACTTGTCCAGAGTTACTTGATCCGCCCCAAGAATGTCAGAGAAATCTTCGTCTCTTTCATTTTCGGCGAACCTTTGTATCTCTATGGCTGATCGATGGCGTTTTACAGATATCCTTTTTCTAAGCTGAGGCTGGGGGTCattatcatcttcaaggGAGGGTTGATATCGGACCACTTCGTTCGTGGGCGAAAATACTAGCCCATCCGTGTCGTCATCGGTCTCCTGTTGGATAGTTAGAGAAGAATTGCTCATAAGTCACTCTCACGGTAATGGCGGTCATTATATTTACCTGAAAAAGGCCAAGCTTCCGGTCTAGGACATCTTCATTTGCCTGTATAAGATCGGAGTAATCCTCTACAGAGTTTTCCTTGTAGTAAGAAGCTGGACGGGGTTGTCTCATTGGAGGTACAGGGTTCTGTGCTAGGATGGGCACGTTATGTATGGCGATGGCGTTGTTATTGATCGGGTAACGTGGCTGGTTTTGCAGCTGTGTATCTTCGATGCCagtttgtttggttggaaAAGGTCGTATGGTTTCCAGAGGATCCGAGTCTCCAGGTTGTAGCGAGGTTCTAAAAGAATCATCGAAATCGTCGAAGTTTTCTTCGGACCTTAGGACTGTCCCATCCAAAGAGGCAAAAGCCTTAAGCTTTTCAGAAGAGAGCATCCCCCCGAAGTTATCttgtggacgaagatgaggtaATTGCAATGCGCTAGGGGAAATTGCAGTAGCAAAGTCATCGTCCCAATTGTCTTCTTCGATGGAGTCGGGCGACCTGAACCGATCTGCCACATTCCTGGAAGTCGGAGACGCCTTCGTGGGCGTATTGCGGGACGACGTTAGAGGGGCTGGGCTTTGATAGTCATGCCTGAACGGTCTTCGCAAAGTTCCTGCTTCGGGTGAACGCAGGGCTTCATTCCACTCTTGGACACTTTTCACTGCCTCCTCATACTCGGTTGACTTTTTGGGAACAACTGAATCTGATCTGCGGGCGTTGACAATCCAGGGATGTTTCAGAAGCTTTTTCGCAGAGACACGGAGGTTCGGGTCTTTTTGGAAGCACTGCATTAAGAAATCCTTGACAGCCTGTGGTGTTGTTAGACACGAAACGATATTTTTAGGACAGGAGACAAACCGGAGAGGCGCCTTGCGGAAGGGGaggatgatcatcattgacAATGCGGAAAAGAGCCGGCATTGGCTGGAGATTGTAATAAGGAGGCTTCCCCTCCAGCAGCTCAATCACCGTACAACCAAGACTCCAGATGTCTGAAGCTGTCGTTGCGCCTGACAGTTCAATCACTTCCGGGGCCATCCAATACGGCGTGCCGACAACACTTGATTCATTGAGCCCAGTAGTCCGGCTAGCAACACCGAAGTCCGCAAGCTTGACAAGGCCTTGTTTAGTCGTGAGAATATTCGCGCCTTTGATATCTCTATGTATGACACCTTGCTCATGGAGATACAAGAGACCGTGGAGCACCTGCGACATGTATAGCCCGACCAGGTTTTCTGGGAAACGTCCAAAATTCTTTGCGATTGAATGTAAGGAGCCATTTTCACAGTATCTAAGTCTGTCAGCAACCCTTGCCCTGGAGCCTATCTTGTAGAAACGCACTCAAGTATGATGTTTAGAGTTTCAGCGGACTTTACGAATCCATGGTACTTCACGATGTTGGAGTGCTGTAGTCGTTGAGTTAGTTTTCTACCAGGGTTCAGGTCTGCGTAGCCCTCGATCATTTGAAGCTTACATCCAAATTCTTCAGAAGATCAATTTCCAGCTGCAGAACTCTAGATTAGCAATGGCGTATATTGATTCACTGCCGGGATGCTCTTATCTTACCATAATGACACGCAATTCACTCTTTGGGAGATCAGCCAACTTTATTTGTTTTACGGCAACAGTTTCCCCAGTATTCCAGTTCAATGCCCTGTAGACTGACCCAAATGCGCCTTTACCCAAGCAATCACCCAGTTGCTACCGTATGTCAGCGTCAGTAACTCATTTCACTAAGTGTCCGGAATCACAGCCATACGTAATCCTTCAGTTCTGCAACATCCTTGGCCGTGGTTTTCGCCACTCTATCGTCTTTCGGTCTGTCATCTCGTTTTGATGGACTGGACCCGAGTCTTGCCACTCGTGCTTTGGCAGGAGCATTCTGTGGTTTAGAAGATGGAGGGGCCCCCTCAATCCCCCCACTGCATCGAGAAACCATCATCCAGGCCAATGTAGATTAAGCCCCTCGTCAGATAAAGTCTGGATTCACTGAGGTTGACAGGTAGTCTCGGACCTTGTGGTTTCAGGAGAGGAACGGCACGGCTGAAGGCAGGAGCCAGGCGATCGGAGAGTACTGTTCATATCAGCAGCAAAACCTGTCTTTCGAGACCACACACTATTAGTGAGAGTTGGAAATAGAGCAATAAAGCACATAAATAGGGAGAAGGATGCCAATATTGCCGGCAAAGAGATGGTATGAGCACGGCTTGGAAAAAACGTACAGATAGATTACTGCTCTCACACCCATTAAGCCGCGTTGAACCAAGCGCGTCACTGCACACATCAGATTCCTGCAGCTTTCTTTGAGGTCAGAATTTCCAATCTACTTGATAGATAACTGCACAAGAAGCCTCAGGACagtgataaaaaaaagaaaatataacTTACTGCTGTGTCGGCTGAACAAAACGCAACAAATTGGAGGGTGTTTTGaagtttccctttctccacAATTCAGGCCACCACCAGTTTGGGGCATGACGCAGTGACCGCCTCTGTATCTCCGATCAGCCTTATCGGACCCCGAGTAATGTGCACTGCCCTTTGCATGTGCTATTATCTTATGCTGCTGTTACAGTTGTTCCAGAAATAATTGAAATAAAGAAGTaaaatgaacaagaaaaagaaaggaactaTGTCATTTTTGTATTACACTTTTTCTATGTATGAAAGAGATAATCTTGATTTTCAATTCCAAGGAGACCCTTGAGTCTGTCAATCATGTACAGAGAAGTCTAGGCGCTGCTAGCAATAAAAGGGTATCTTCAGTTACAAAACCATCACGACT
The sequence above is a segment of the Aspergillus oryzae RIB40 DNA, chromosome 3 genome. Coding sequences within it:
- a CDS encoding serine/threonine-protein kinase (MEKK and related serine/threonine protein kinases); the protein is MVSRCSGGIEGAPPSSKPQNAPAKARVARLGSSPSKRDDRPKDDRVAKTTAKDVAELKDYQLGDCLGKGAFGSVYRALNWNTGETVAVKQIKLADLPKSELRVIMLEIDLLKNLDHSNIVKYHGFVKSAETLNIILELRYCENGSLHSIAKNFGRFPENLVGLYMSQVLHGLLYLHEQGVIHRDIKGANILTTKQGLVKLADFGVASRTTGLNESSVVGTPYWMAPEVIELSGATTASDIWSLGCTVIELLEGKPPYYNLQPMPALFRIVNDDHPPLPQGASPAVKDFLMQCFQKDPNLRVSAKKLLKHPWIVNARRSDSVVPKKSTEYEEAVKSVQEWNEALRSPEAGTLRRPFRHDYQSPAPLTSSRNTPTKASPTSRNVADRFRSPDSIEEDNWDDDFATAISPSALQLPHLRPQDNFGGMLSSEKLKAFASLDGTVLRSEENFDDFDDSFRTSLQPGDSDPLETIRPFPTKQTGIEDTQLQNQPRYPINNNAIAIHNVPILAQNPVPPMRQPRPASYYKENSVEDYSDLIQANEDVLDRKLGLFQETDDDTDGLVFSPTNEVVRYQPSLEDDNDPQPQLRKRISVKRHRSAIEIQRFAENERDEDFSDILGADQVTLDKSESEGSSDQGTLMLNSKLSNDSWLGDQDDEDDPFAQLEEGLDEVDLEANIARDKHARLRGQVEGLVSSLKTSQDEDVLGEISEQLLNVFYDLPETKNIIISAHGMLPILEILDMCRRRDIILCLLRIVNAIIYNDYEIQENLCFVGGIPIINEFASKKYPREIRLEAATFVQQMYQTSTLTLQMFVSAGGLNVLVEFLEDDYEDERDLVLIGVTGIWSVFELQVCTCIFYSLREILSRNSVLDPLSLVLSRVLDEDGELAETVEGRIANIFFIFSQAENHVKEMVAERTVLHRVLKELKRMTPAHQITMLKFIKNLSMLSTTLDALQNSNAIDVLTDLLRSTIKRPHFREVSNQILNTIYNMCRLNKPRQEDAALNGIVPLLQKIVKTERPLKEFALPILCDMAHSGKVGRRELWRNKGLAFYISLLSDPYWQVTALDAIFTWLQEETAKVEEHLLDKRPDKPSFTDSIVRLSPPIASTLARPDLFSRIGQKLHHNKAAVRLNLLRIISSICDASEEQGGLLAKYGLLDAIRELENDPAILVRDMAGKLIQSNERSEAWQQA